The Candidatus Bathyarchaeota archaeon genome segment TCAGACATCCGCAGTGTCCTATCCGCCGGAGCCGATAAGGTCTCGATAAACACGGCGGCCGTGAAGAACCCAGGTATCATCGAGGAGGCTTCTAGGAGGTTCGGAAGCCAGTGCATAGTCGTCTCGATAGACGTTAAACGCGTCTACGTGGCAGAGGACGAGACCCCGGCGGGTAAGGAGGTTCTAGAAACAAGGAGGGGACGGTGCTGGTGGGATGTATACATATACGGCGGTAGAAAACCCGTGGGTATGGGCGCGCTCAGGTGGGCTGAGAGGGCTGTGGAGCTTGGAGCCGGTGAGCTACTGGTGTCCTCTCTGGACTTCGACGGGACGAAGCAGGGATACGACATAGAGCTGCTGAGGGAGCTCTCTAGAAGGGTTTCCGTACCGATAATAGCCAGCAGCGGGGCGGGGAACCCTAGGCATATACTCGAAGCCCTCACCGTCGGAGGGGCGGACGCAGCCCTAGCGGCGAGTATATTCCACTATGGACAGTACACGGTCGAGGATGTTAAACGATACCTAGCCGAGCACGGGGTTCCTGTGAGGCTTTAAAGGTAAAGAATGGACGTGCTTGCGTAGTTTCACTTGGCTATGATGACCAAGTATTTCAGCGGCTTATCGCCTACGTTCTCCAAGCCGTGGAGTTTACCGGGTGGTATGTATACGGCTGTCATCGGCCCAGCCTTCAGCTCCTTATCTTCCACCATAAACCTGGCTTCACCTTCGAGTATGAAGAAAACCTCCTCCTCGTCGTGTCTATGGGCTTCATGAGGCTTTCTATGAGGTCCTAAAACCGACAGGTGGATCCACAGCTTCTTCGCACCTATAGACTCGTTGACGTAGAGTTTCGTATAACCCTCCGGGTCGCCTTCTCTAGGCCTGGTCTCGGCGCTATCCCATGAAACCACAGCCATACGCTCCTCCTCCCACGAACCTACTAAAGCCGTGTAGAAAGCTAAAGATTTCGCACTTCTATGCAAATATGCTTTAAATTTTAAACTCTACGGCTTTCAGAACTTAGTTTAGAACGATGAGGCTCTCCAAAAAGAGGCTTATAGGACTTACGGTGATCACGTTCGTCTTGCTCTATCTAACGGCTCCTGCGTTCTACCTGACGCTGGCCGGAGAGTTTTCATCCACAGCATACATGGTACTCTTAAGAACCAATCCTCTGGTCTGGGGTAAGCTTCTATCGTCGGTGAAGGGAATAGACCGCCAAACCAAAGACACGATGTTCCAGTTTTTATCGGACATACCGGAGGGCTACTGGAGTATAGCGGTCGAGACGATACGTGAGGCTCCCAGGTCTATGCTGGGGGATACCATATGCGTCCTATCCGTCGTGAACCCTGAAGAGTGGCAGCTCGTCAGGGAAGCCGTTAAGCGCTACCTAGCCGGCTACACACCGTTTACCCCTCCCTCTGAGGAGCTTAAACGTGAATACGTCGAGCCGCTCGCCATATCGGGTGAGGAGCCGGTCA includes the following:
- the hisF gene encoding imidazole glycerol phosphate synthase subunit HisF — translated: MLAKRIIPCLDVKKGRVVKGVGFKGLRDAGDPVELALAYYEQGADELVFLDITASYERRRTLIDLVERVSEVLFIPFTVGGGIRTVSDIRSVLSAGADKVSINTAAVKNPGIIEEASRRFGSQCIVVSIDVKRVYVAEDETPAGKEVLETRRGRCWWDVYIYGGRKPVGMGALRWAERAVELGAGELLVSSLDFDGTKQGYDIELLRELSRRVSVPIIASSGAGNPRHILEALTVGGADAALAASIFHYGQYTVEDVKRYLAEHGVPVRL
- a CDS encoding cupin domain-containing protein — its product is MHRSAKSLAFYTALVGSWEEERMAVVSWDSAETRPREGDPEGYTKLYVNESIGAKKLWIHLSVLGPHRKPHEAHRHDEEEVFFILEGEARFMVEDKELKAGPMTAVYIPPGKLHGLENVGDKPLKYLVIIAK